In Syntrophobacterales bacterium, a single genomic region encodes these proteins:
- a CDS encoding glyceraldehyde-3-phosphate dehydrogenase — protein sequence MSQVEVFENRKPVLGINSLGRIGKLTLWHHIGRKYFQEIVVNLGREVGTGLAAIAQTIEKDATYGPLHKFLYGIKAERLVKIVDDKKGELLIDGIPVKILRESRNPAEIAWRDYGADVVVDCTGKFQDPTLPADEKNGSLRGHLAGGAKIVINSSAFKIKNKALPMPGEAVTMIYGINHTAFDHKKHQLVSAASCTTTGLAHMLKPLLEEEATSRILTASMSTIHAATNTQSILDKTPKAGEKDLRKNRSTLNNIILTSTNAAEALIQVIPEVKDIGFMADSIRVPTTTESLIVLNITFPAPKNGGATPLNRNSLNSIYKKASANDPEHLVVYSEEQNVPTDLIGMDAAIVIEGQFNHTRTAFIDFDLSDIPNLPAAVHEALEEKNVRIPVIHAKIFGWYDNEYGSYTNRLGDLTTYIHKNLNL from the coding sequence ATGAGTCAGGTAGAGGTTTTTGAAAACAGAAAACCGGTTCTGGGAATAAACAGCTTGGGAAGGATAGGGAAACTTACGCTCTGGCACCATATCGGAAGAAAATATTTTCAGGAAATTGTCGTCAATCTGGGGCGGGAGGTCGGCACCGGGCTTGCCGCAATTGCCCAAACGATCGAAAAAGATGCGACCTACGGGCCCCTGCACAAATTTCTGTACGGCATCAAAGCGGAAAGACTTGTGAAAATCGTCGATGATAAGAAGGGTGAACTTCTGATCGACGGCATCCCCGTAAAAATTTTACGCGAATCAAGAAATCCCGCAGAAATCGCCTGGCGGGACTACGGCGCCGATGTTGTTGTGGACTGTACCGGGAAATTTCAGGATCCGACGCTGCCGGCGGATGAAAAAAACGGCTCCCTGCGCGGGCACCTGGCCGGAGGGGCGAAGATTGTCATCAACTCCTCGGCGTTTAAAATTAAAAATAAGGCTCTGCCGATGCCGGGCGAAGCGGTAACAATGATTTACGGCATCAACCATACCGCATTTGACCATAAAAAACACCAGCTTGTCTCCGCGGCATCCTGCACGACCACGGGTCTGGCGCACATGCTGAAACCACTTCTGGAAGAGGAGGCGACCAGCAGAATCCTCACCGCCTCGATGTCAACGATTCATGCGGCAACCAATACGCAGAGCATCCTCGACAAGACGCCGAAGGCCGGGGAAAAGGATCTTCGGAAAAACCGCAGCACGTTGAACAACATCATCCTGACTTCCACCAATGCCGCCGAAGCCCTGATCCAGGTGATCCCGGAGGTAAAAGACATCGGTTTCATGGCGGATTCGATCCGGGTGCCGACGACAACGGAATCCCTGATCGTCCTGAACATCACCTTTCCGGCGCCTAAAAACGGCGGGGCAACCCCGCTCAACCGGAACAGCCTCAACAGCATCTACAAAAAGGCATCCGCCAATGATCCCGAACATCTGGTTGTCTATTCGGAAGAACAGAACGTACCCACCGACTTGATTGGCATGGATGCCGCCATCGTCATCGAGGGGCAGTTCAACCATACCCGGACGGCCTTTATCGATTTCGATCTCTCGGACATCCCCAATCTGCCGGCGGCGGTTCATGAAGCGCTCGAGGAAAAGAATGTTCGCATTCCGGTAATTCACGCGAAGATCTTCGGATGGTACGACAACGAATACGGCAGCTACACCAACCGCCTCGGCGATCTGACGACATACATTCACAAAAATTTGAATCTGTGA
- a CDS encoding formate dehydrogenase accessory protein FdhE, translated as MATILKDSLRTIQSHRSLNPQYAELLDILEEILILREEYRRRIQKEIFAVDAKLIKAKVEGGFPLIDFSFADYDLSEPQDYFLELLKIAEKRAPGETKEMAAKITGGEVLFNDLIYESFNQGPEENELEKTGEEDASFDLVELFLEESLRPALEIVASAYGKTISKIGWQEGYCPVCGREPKIGEVRGEAENRYLFCNQCGFEWQYEAIKCPFCGNEEQQTLAYFTIEGDEHYRVDVCNKCKRYIKMVDFRHTNKKVDLDVEDIATLHLDMLANDEGYE; from the coding sequence ATGGCCACTATCTTAAAGGACTCTTTACGGACGATCCAAAGTCATCGCTCCTTGAATCCCCAATATGCAGAGCTGCTTGATATACTGGAAGAGATTCTGATCCTGCGCGAGGAATACCGGCGCCGGATACAGAAGGAAATATTCGCCGTCGATGCAAAGCTGATCAAGGCAAAGGTAGAGGGAGGTTTCCCGCTTATCGATTTTTCTTTCGCGGATTATGATCTTTCCGAACCACAGGATTATTTCCTTGAACTTTTAAAGATCGCGGAAAAGCGGGCGCCGGGTGAAACCAAAGAAATGGCCGCCAAAATAACCGGCGGCGAAGTCCTTTTCAACGATCTCATCTACGAATCTTTCAACCAGGGTCCGGAAGAAAATGAATTGGAAAAAACCGGAGAGGAGGATGCCTCATTCGACCTGGTGGAACTTTTCCTCGAAGAGAGCCTGCGGCCGGCCCTCGAAATAGTCGCATCCGCCTATGGTAAAACAATCAGCAAAATCGGCTGGCAGGAGGGATATTGCCCCGTTTGCGGTCGGGAGCCAAAAATCGGCGAAGTCAGGGGCGAAGCGGAAAACCGCTATCTTTTCTGCAATCAGTGCGGATTCGAATGGCAGTATGAGGCGATCAAATGTCCCTTCTGCGGGAATGAGGAGCAACAGACCCTCGCCTATTTTACCATCGAAGGCGATGAACACTATCGGGTGGACGTCTGCAATAAATGCAAGCGCTATATAAAGATGGTTGACTTCCGCCACACGAACAAGAAAGTGGACCTGGACGTCGAAGACATTGCGACCCTCCATCTGGACATGCTGGCCAACGACGAAGGTTATGAATAA
- a CDS encoding ATP-dependent helicase: protein MTSASIRDNHQYGNVGNFLQEIIKSNSNVSIVSAYFTIYAYHHLRSELDQIERLRFLFGEPTFIKSVDPGKKNHRSFKIEDDQLIIPIEQRLTQKSVAVACSDWIREKVDIRSMVKPNFLHGKMYHVTQESGIEKAIVGSSNFTVNGLGLGGNNNIELNMIIDSDRDRQELKQWFDGIWNDASGLVEDVKDDVLKYLAQLYAENEPEFIYFKTLYHIFENYLDDQARGGLLNERTGFFESEIWNALYDFQKDGVKGTINKILKLNGCIIADSVGLGKTFEALAVIKYFELSNSRVLVLCPKKLTGNWTIYQAGQNHALNPFVKDRFNYTVLYHTDMGRNSGRSDANGIDLDNFNWGAYDLVVIDESHNFKGNPVERTKDDGTTKMNRAKWLMEKIIKSGVKTRVLMLSATPVNNTLRDLRNQIALITEGRDDALFESCGIKDISLTLKTAQANFTTWADRKRTRQRTLKDLLERLDSAFFKLLDELTIARSRKHIKSFYKLESIGSFPERLKPYSVYPVIDLKNRFPTYDRLNKQILEYKLSIFNPSAYVQEEKKQKYEELAGTEVLAFKQADRENFLIGMMKVNYLKRLESSIESFEISLDRTIQKIESLEKKIALFIKNKISSQEETLEDVQPDEEELEEDGEDVEQWQVGKKLKFDLADLRLNEWLTDLGKDKAALVDLYNNAKAVTPDRDAKLHELKKLIENKIRHQTNKDNKKVLVFTAFADTAQYLYDNLSGWIKNSIDVNCALVSGNHTRTTFGKNDYDSILTNFSPISKNRSKMKSAPQQGEIDILIATDCISEGQNLQDCDYLVNYDIHWNPVRIIQRFGRIDRLGSINSKIQLVNFWPTKDLDNYINLKERVEARMALVDVTATGEDNILNTEQLEELISEDLKYRNRQLKKLQEEVLDLEDMDEDVSLTDFTLDDFRIELLGYITANREKLENAPFGLYAVIPSPSDEASSSASSKNFSQTEKEIIKPGAIYCLRQKGVTDGNEEVNPLQPYFLVYIRDDGTVRYNYTNAKQILEIYRLLCQGQTEPYQYLCDIFNAETDNGQKMEKYAELLKKAVDEIIRVFKKRGTQKLLTDRSALIIPKARQINEVNNFELITWLVLR from the coding sequence ATGACAAGCGCCTCTATCAGAGATAACCATCAATACGGCAATGTCGGTAATTTCTTGCAAGAGATTATAAAAAGCAATTCGAATGTTTCCATTGTCTCCGCATATTTTACAATCTACGCATATCATCATTTGAGATCTGAGCTTGATCAAATAGAGCGCCTGCGGTTTTTATTCGGCGAACCTACCTTCATAAAATCTGTTGATCCCGGCAAGAAAAATCATCGAAGTTTTAAAATAGAAGACGACCAATTGATTATTCCCATTGAACAAAGGCTAACCCAAAAATCTGTTGCCGTTGCCTGTTCAGACTGGATTCGGGAGAAGGTAGATATTCGATCAATGGTTAAACCAAATTTCCTGCATGGGAAAATGTACCATGTTACCCAGGAAAGTGGCATTGAAAAAGCCATTGTCGGCAGCTCAAACTTTACTGTTAATGGTCTTGGCCTGGGGGGAAACAATAATATCGAGCTGAACATGATAATCGACAGCGACCGGGATCGCCAGGAATTAAAACAGTGGTTTGACGGAATATGGAATGACGCATCCGGTCTTGTGGAGGATGTCAAGGATGACGTTTTAAAGTACCTGGCTCAACTCTATGCGGAAAATGAACCTGAATTCATTTACTTTAAAACGCTATACCACATTTTTGAAAACTATCTGGATGACCAGGCCAGAGGCGGCCTGCTCAACGAAAGAACCGGTTTTTTTGAAAGCGAGATATGGAATGCCCTGTATGATTTTCAAAAGGACGGCGTTAAAGGCACCATCAATAAGATATTGAAGCTCAACGGCTGCATTATCGCCGATAGCGTTGGGCTTGGCAAAACCTTTGAGGCATTGGCGGTTATTAAGTATTTTGAATTGTCAAACAGCCGTGTTCTCGTACTTTGCCCGAAAAAGCTTACCGGAAACTGGACTATTTACCAGGCGGGCCAGAATCACGCACTCAATCCTTTTGTTAAAGATCGTTTTAATTACACGGTTCTTTATCATACCGATATGGGGAGAAATTCAGGACGGTCTGACGCGAACGGAATCGATCTGGACAACTTCAATTGGGGCGCTTATGACCTTGTCGTCATCGATGAATCACACAACTTCAAAGGCAATCCTGTAGAGAGAACAAAGGATGATGGAACCACCAAGATGAATCGTGCCAAGTGGCTCATGGAAAAGATCATCAAATCGGGTGTCAAGACGCGGGTCTTGATGCTGTCGGCGACACCGGTCAATAACACATTGCGCGACTTGAGAAATCAAATTGCCCTGATAACGGAGGGAAGAGACGATGCATTGTTTGAATCATGCGGCATCAAAGATATTTCCCTGACGCTGAAGACTGCGCAGGCAAATTTTACAACCTGGGCGGATCGCAAGCGAACCAGGCAAAGGACACTGAAAGACCTTTTAGAACGTCTCGATTCAGCATTTTTCAAACTGCTTGATGAATTAACGATCGCGCGCAGCCGCAAGCATATTAAATCTTTTTATAAACTTGAATCCATTGGATCATTTCCCGAAAGGCTCAAACCATATTCCGTTTACCCGGTAATAGATTTAAAAAATAGATTCCCGACGTATGACCGTCTGAACAAGCAAATTTTAGAATACAAATTATCCATCTTTAATCCTTCGGCTTATGTGCAAGAAGAAAAGAAGCAAAAGTATGAGGAGTTGGCCGGTACAGAGGTTCTCGCCTTCAAACAGGCAGATCGTGAAAACTTTCTAATCGGCATGATGAAGGTCAATTATCTGAAGAGGCTTGAAAGTTCCATTGAATCATTTGAGATATCGCTGGATAGGACTATTCAAAAGATCGAAAGCCTGGAAAAGAAAATTGCATTATTCATCAAGAATAAAATTTCTTCCCAGGAGGAAACTCTCGAAGACGTGCAACCCGACGAAGAAGAGCTTGAAGAGGACGGGGAAGATGTTGAGCAGTGGCAGGTTGGTAAAAAACTCAAGTTTGACCTCGCCGATCTGCGACTGAATGAATGGCTTACGGATTTGGGCAAGGATAAGGCCGCGCTCGTCGATCTGTATAATAACGCCAAAGCCGTTACCCCGGATAGAGACGCAAAACTGCATGAATTGAAGAAGCTCATTGAAAATAAAATCAGGCATCAGACGAATAAAGACAATAAAAAGGTGCTTGTCTTTACGGCCTTTGCGGATACCGCTCAATATCTTTACGATAATTTGTCAGGGTGGATAAAAAATAGCATAGATGTGAATTGTGCGCTGGTTTCGGGAAATCATACACGAACAACCTTCGGCAAAAATGATTACGACAGTATTTTGACCAACTTCTCTCCCATATCGAAAAACAGATCAAAAATGAAATCCGCACCGCAGCAAGGCGAGATAGACATCCTGATAGCCACAGATTGTATCAGTGAAGGGCAGAACCTCCAGGATTGCGACTATCTTGTCAACTACGACATTCATTGGAATCCGGTGCGCATTATCCAGAGATTCGGGCGTATCGACAGGCTGGGGAGTATTAATTCCAAAATTCAGTTGGTCAATTTCTGGCCGACAAAAGACCTTGATAATTACATCAATCTCAAGGAACGGGTCGAAGCCCGCATGGCATTGGTCGATGTGACGGCAACGGGAGAAGACAATATTCTCAATACAGAGCAGCTCGAAGAATTAATATCGGAAGATTTAAAATATCGAAATCGGCAGCTTAAGAAGCTCCAGGAAGAAGTCCTCGATCTGGAAGATATGGATGAAGATGTATCGCTCACCGATTTCACCCTCGATGACTTCCGCATAGAGCTTCTCGGATACATAACTGCCAATCGTGAGAAATTGGAGAATGCACCGTTCGGACTTTACGCAGTCATACCATCGCCATCCGACGAAGCTTCGTCTTCAGCCAGCAGCAAAAACTTCTCTCAGACGGAAAAGGAAATTATCAAACCCGGCGCCATTTACTGCCTGAGGCAAAAGGGCGTGACGGATGGCAATGAAGAAGTGAATCCCCTGCAACCATATTTCCTGGTGTATATCCGTGACGACGGCACGGTAAGGTATAATTATACGAATGCCAAACAAATCCTGGAGATTTACAGGCTTTTATGTCAGGGGCAAACGGAACCGTATCAATATCTCTGCGATATTTTCAATGCCGAGACCGATAATGGTCAAAAGATGGAAAAGTATGCCGAGCTTTTAAAGAAGGCGGTTGATGAGATCATTCGTGTTTTTAAAAAGCGCGGGACGCAGAAATTATTGACTGACCGAAGTGCGCTGATCATACCAAAAGCCAGACAGATCAATGAAGTGAACAACTTTGAACTGATCACCTGGCTTGTGCTGAGGTAA
- a CDS encoding MFS transporter produces the protein MHGSQGVLEARVLRGWINPAGALELVDPPEPLHPGRVDQVFFGLFAVIAARHCKGCITVNRIGDQRRSLIDARVSRQRCFHGVLLQYSRLNSNQDDVLWIVKQNHCARQKRCAISPPQLLQQQTGNKDSQRQENALNPAISSKKEINKSVIALIAALSSFLTPFTSSSVNIALPSIDRELSLSALSLGWIATSYLLAAAMFLVPFGRIADIYGRKKIFLAGIIIDSAASVMCALLSSEAGLIFFRGMQGLGGAMIFGTGIAILTSVYPQQERGRALGINVAAVYTGLSVGPLLGGLLTEHLGWRSIFFLNALLGLLITILVFWKMTGEWREAKGERFDPAGALIYSLSLVALMYGFSILPTLSAGALILGGLVGLYGFVVWEKRALNPLLDITLFSKNRTFKFSNLSAFIHYGATFAIIFLLSLYLQHIHGLTAEHAGMIMIIQPVMQVIFSPLAGSLSDRMEPRLLASAGMGATTLGLVLLSFLEKETSLGYVVFCQAVMGIGFGFFSSPNTNAAMSSVEKRFYGAASGMLGTMRLTGQMFSMGIIMLLFSLYLGKVQITPEYHDIFMKCARTGFTVFAALCFAGIFASLARGNLHKTTNSENHQ, from the coding sequence ATGCATGGTTCCCAGGGAGTGCTGGAAGCGCGTGTGCTCCGCGGCTGGATAAACCCAGCGGGCGCTCTGGAGCTGGTAGATCCGCCGGAGCCGCTGCACCCAGGGCGAGTCGATCAGGTCTTTTTCGGTCTTTTCGCCGTCATTGCCGCACGGCACTGTAAAGGATGCATAACGGTAAATCGGATCGGCGATCAGCGCCGTTCCCTGATAGATGCCCGCGTATCCCGACAAAGGTGTTTTCATGGGGTTCTCCTACAATATTCGCGCCTAAATAGCAACCAGGATGATGTGCTCTGGATAGTTAAACAAAATCATTGCGCCCGTCAAAAAAGGTGTGCTATCTCTCCCCCGCAGCTTTTACAGCAACAGACGGGCAATAAAGATTCGCAGCGACAGGAAAATGCTTTGAACCCAGCGATTAGTTCGAAAAAAGAGATCAATAAATCCGTCATCGCCCTGATCGCCGCGCTGAGCTCCTTTTTGACCCCCTTCACGTCTTCCTCGGTCAATATTGCCCTGCCGTCAATCGACCGGGAGTTGTCGCTAAGCGCACTTTCGCTCGGCTGGATCGCCACGTCGTATCTGCTTGCCGCAGCGATGTTTTTAGTCCCTTTCGGGCGGATCGCCGATATTTACGGAAGAAAAAAGATTTTTCTCGCCGGCATCATCATCGATTCCGCGGCCTCCGTCATGTGCGCCCTGCTGTCTTCGGAAGCCGGCCTGATCTTCTTTCGCGGGATGCAGGGGCTCGGCGGCGCAATGATCTTTGGAACCGGAATCGCGATTTTGACCTCCGTTTATCCGCAACAGGAACGGGGCCGGGCGCTCGGCATCAATGTTGCAGCCGTATATACCGGCCTGTCGGTGGGGCCCTTGCTCGGCGGACTGCTGACCGAGCATCTGGGCTGGCGGAGCATTTTCTTTCTGAATGCCTTGCTGGGCTTGCTCATCACCATCCTCGTTTTCTGGAAAATGACCGGAGAGTGGCGAGAGGCAAAGGGAGAAAGATTCGATCCCGCCGGGGCCCTGATCTACAGTCTGTCGCTGGTCGCCCTGATGTACGGTTTTTCCATCCTGCCGACGCTGTCCGCGGGAGCGCTGATTTTGGGAGGATTGGTCGGGCTTTATGGATTCGTCGTCTGGGAAAAACGAGCATTGAATCCGCTTTTGGACATCACCCTGTTCAGCAAAAACCGGACCTTCAAATTCTCGAACCTGTCCGCCTTTATCCACTACGGGGCAACCTTTGCGATCATCTTTCTTTTGAGTCTCTACCTTCAGCATATCCACGGTCTGACTGCCGAGCATGCCGGGATGATCATGATTATCCAGCCGGTCATGCAGGTCATTTTTTCCCCGCTTGCCGGCAGCCTCTCCGACAGAATGGAACCGCGCCTGCTGGCGTCGGCGGGAATGGGGGCGACCACGCTGGGGCTTGTCCTTCTCTCTTTTCTCGAAAAAGAAACCAGCCTCGGATATGTTGTTTTCTGCCAGGCCGTTATGGGAATCGGCTTCGGCTTCTTTTCGTCGCCCAACACCAACGCGGCGATGTCCTCCGTTGAAAAAAGGTTTTACGGCGCCGCCTCGGGGATGCTGGGAACCATGCGGCTGACCGGCCAGATGTTCAGTATGGGAATAATCATGCTGCTCTTTTCCCTCTACCTCGGCAAGGTGCAGATAACCCCTGAATACCACGACATCTTCATGAAATGCGCCCGGACAGGGTTCACTGTTTTCGCCGCTCTTTGTTTTGCCGGCATTTTTGCCTCTCTTGCCAGGGGAAACCTGCATAAAACGACTAATTCTGAAAATCATCAATAA
- a CDS encoding Zn-ribbon domain-containing OB-fold protein, whose product MNNKKEVDARFKKFGTVSFTSLTKTNDFITYLEEDKVMATRCRTCGREYFPPRADCYNCVSSDMEWFPVSGTGKLLTYSKLQYAPVGFEGDLPYSIAVLDYGAYKVFGRIAGDVPEGEIKVGMEMKAAVNNLPNGQINFVFHKA is encoded by the coding sequence ATGAACAACAAAAAAGAGGTAGATGCACGCTTCAAAAAATTCGGGACGGTAAGCTTCACCTCCCTTACAAAAACCAACGATTTTATAACTTACCTCGAAGAGGACAAGGTTATGGCGACCCGCTGCCGGACATGCGGCAGGGAGTACTTCCCGCCCCGTGCGGATTGTTACAACTGCGTTTCCAGTGATATGGAATGGTTCCCCGTCTCCGGCACAGGCAAACTTCTTACCTACAGCAAGCTTCAGTATGCCCCGGTTGGCTTCGAAGGAGACCTGCCTTACTCGATTGCGGTTTTGGATTACGGCGCCTATAAGGTTTTCGGGCGCATTGCCGGAGATGTCCCCGAGGGGGAGATAAAGGTAGGCATGGAGATGAAAGCCGCAGTGAACAATTTGCCGAACGGCCAGATAAACTTCGTTTTCCACAAGGCATGA
- a CDS encoding endonuclease III: MDNLSIGTIIGLIEEALEKKELPVVTKLAEEHRDPFAILISTLLSLRTKDEVTALATARLFSLADTPAAMAALTTEEIRRAIYPVGFYRNKAETIHEVCLTLIDRYASRVPDSIEELLTMRGVGRKTANLVVAIGFNGPGICVDIHVHRISNRLGYVQTKNPEETEFALRKKLPKQYWIKYNTLLVSFGRNICRPVSPICSICPVSPCCHRVGITKSR; the protein is encoded by the coding sequence ATGGACAATCTTTCTATCGGAACCATCATCGGACTGATTGAGGAGGCGCTCGAAAAAAAAGAGCTGCCGGTTGTTACAAAACTGGCGGAGGAACATCGCGATCCCTTTGCAATACTTATCTCGACCCTGCTTAGCCTGCGCACGAAAGACGAGGTAACCGCGCTTGCGACCGCAAGACTCTTTTCCCTCGCCGACACGCCCGCGGCAATGGCGGCGCTGACAACAGAGGAGATAAGGAGGGCTATCTACCCGGTTGGCTTCTACCGCAACAAAGCGGAAACTATTCACGAAGTCTGTCTGACGCTGATTGACCGCTACGCCTCCCGGGTGCCGGACAGCATTGAGGAACTCCTCACGATGCGCGGAGTCGGCAGAAAAACGGCCAATCTCGTCGTGGCCATCGGCTTCAACGGACCGGGTATCTGCGTGGACATACACGTACACCGCATCTCCAATCGCCTCGGGTATGTGCAGACAAAGAACCCGGAGGAAACAGAGTTTGCCCTCCGGAAAAAGCTGCCGAAACAGTACTGGATAAAGTACAATACGCTGCTGGTTTCCTTCGGGAGAAACATCTGTAGGCCCGTTTCGCCAATCTGCAGCATCTGCCCGGTTTCTCCCTGCTGCCACCGGGTCGGCATAACAAAAAGCCGTTGA
- a CDS encoding acetyl-CoA acetyltransferase translates to MGKVAIIGVGQSTFVRSYPGSIRELAFEGFKEAMQDVKIKTADIGASIICSAPEYDKQRSPAGVLAEYLGLNPQPTFYVESLCSSSSMGLRMAYALVASGLHDVVAVIGFQKMSEISSAESQERMGRGADIQWESPFGTMMPAYYAMHAQAHMAKYGTTSEDLALIRVKSGTYGQDNEKAVYRKGVTLEMFSQPDSPMAGPVATPLRVGDCCANADGSSCVIVANEEKAKAFCKKPVWIMGLGSATAPVNMAGRDSFSGLAAARASAAQAYKMAGITAKDVDVAEVHDCFTIAEMMAYEDLGFAKPGEGRDLIRSKETYKEGSIPVNVDGGLLSKGHPIGATGGSQIRTIVLQLRGEAGGMQVKDPEIGLVHNIGGVGLYGNVTILGR, encoded by the coding sequence ATGGGAAAGGTTGCAATCATAGGTGTTGGACAAAGTACCTTCGTCCGGAGTTATCCCGGATCGATCAGAGAGTTGGCCTTCGAGGGTTTTAAGGAGGCCATGCAGGACGTCAAAATAAAAACTGCCGACATTGGCGCATCCATCATTTGTTCCGCGCCGGAATACGACAAACAGCGCTCGCCGGCCGGTGTTCTGGCCGAGTATCTCGGTCTTAACCCCCAGCCGACATTTTACGTGGAAAGCCTTTGTTCATCGAGCAGCATGGGCTTGAGAATGGCCTACGCGCTTGTTGCCTCCGGATTGCACGACGTGGTGGCGGTGATCGGTTTTCAAAAAATGTCGGAAATCTCTTCCGCCGAATCCCAGGAGCGAATGGGGCGCGGCGCCGACATCCAGTGGGAAAGCCCCTTTGGCACCATGATGCCGGCCTACTACGCCATGCATGCCCAGGCGCACATGGCAAAATATGGGACAACCTCCGAGGATCTGGCCTTGATTCGAGTTAAATCAGGAACATACGGTCAGGATAACGAGAAGGCCGTGTATCGCAAGGGCGTGACGCTGGAAATGTTTTCCCAGCCCGATAGCCCCATGGCCGGTCCCGTGGCCACCCCTTTGCGGGTGGGAGACTGCTGCGCCAACGCGGACGGCAGTTCCTGCGTGATTGTGGCCAATGAGGAAAAAGCGAAGGCATTTTGCAAGAAACCCGTCTGGATCATGGGACTTGGGTCGGCAACCGCGCCGGTAAACATGGCGGGGCGCGACTCCTTTTCCGGTCTTGCCGCCGCGCGTGCGTCTGCTGCGCAGGCCTACAAAATGGCCGGCATTACCGCCAAAGATGTTGATGTGGCGGAAGTGCACGATTGCTTTACCATTGCCGAGATGATGGCCTACGAAGACCTCGGCTTCGCCAAACCGGGGGAGGGAAGAGACCTGATTCGCAGCAAGGAAACCTACAAAGAGGGGAGCATCCCCGTGAATGTGGATGGCGGACTGCTCTCCAAGGGCCATCCCATTGGCGCCACAGGAGGTTCTCAGATAAGGACAATCGTCCTGCAGTTGAGAGGCGAGGCAGGGGGAATGCAGGTAAAGGATCCGGAGATTGGCTTGGTGCACAACATAGGCGGCGTCGGTCTTTATGGGAACGTCACCATTTTGGGGAGGTAG